One window from the genome of Eucalyptus grandis isolate ANBG69807.140 chromosome 7, ASM1654582v1, whole genome shotgun sequence encodes:
- the LOC104415548 gene encoding triose phosphate/phosphate translocator, non-green plastid, chloroplastic: MASNLSNQSRDVLSKNVMVNKEESLDNITLFSIITVMSFVLLFPVTFFTEGLKFTPASLQAAAQQGLNVQQVLTRSFLAALCFHAYQQVSYMILQRVSPVTHSVGNCVKRVVVIVSLVLFFRTPVSPINSLGTGVALAGVFLYSRVKRIKTKPKTA; this comes from the exons ATGGCCTCGAATCTGAGTAATCAATCTCGTGATGTGCTCAGCAAGAATGTCATGGTCAATAAGGAG GAATCCTTGGACAATATAACTCTCTTTTCGATTATAACCGTGATgtcatttgttttattattcCCTGTGACTTTTTTCACGGAAGGTCTCAAGTTCACTCCTGCATCCCTACAAGCCGCA GCGCAACAGGGATTAAATGTCCAGCAGGTATTAACCAGGTCCTTCCTTGCAGCGTTGTGCTTCCATGCATACCAGCAG GTCTCTTACATGATACTACAGAGGGTATCGCCAGTGACCCACTCCGTAGGAAACTGCGTGAAGCGTGTTGTGGTCATTGTCAGCTTAGTTCTCTTCTTCCGAACTCCAGTTTCACCCATAAATTCCCTAG GTACGGGAGTGGCCCTTGCTGGAGTCTTTCTGTACTCGCGCGTGAAGCGCATTAAGACCAAGCCAAAGACTGCTTGA
- the LOC120295791 gene encoding filament-like plant protein — protein sequence MSEELELRIIERDLSTQAAETASKQHLESINKVARLEAECRRLRAMSRKASATINLKSFSASSVCVESFADSQSDVGDRLLAPCHSESWASALITELDHFKKEKSFGKNLMVSSGELDLMDDFLEMEGLAALPDAESGSCSNGMGPLDQNRSDEVTLKSELEAMINRTTELEEELELEKKEEEKEKLEMALSQCQNTKIEASCRGGSKDYHERMEVTESRLMDVEEEMKNLLRNVKLLQEEVEREHALSVENEAKCRELEDENLNMKRDAELQHEIKLQRVAVSDEQLKVKQFCYVKQERELAVAASRFAKCRKTISSLAQQLKSLAAVDDFFADSNPMCNHMDEGLLSPENELHHLNRPPVLISAEQR from the exons ATGTCGGAGGAGCTAGAACTCAGGATTATTGAGCGTGATTTGAGCACCCAAGCAGCAGAAACAGCCAGCAAACAGCATTTAGAGAGCATAAATAAGGTAGCTAGGCTGGAAGCCGAATGCCGCAGACTCAGAGCCATGTCTCGGAAAGCAAGTGCGACAATCAATCTTAAGTCTTTCTCTGCATCATCGGTTTGTGTAGAGTCCTTCGCTGACAGCCAATCAGATGTAGGGGATAGGCTGCTAGCA CCGTGCCACTCTGAGTCATGGGCATCTGCTCTAATAACTGAACTCGACCAttttaagaaagagaaatcctTCGGAAAGAACCTCATGGTCTCTTCAGGAGAACTTGATTTAATGGATGATTTTCTGGAGATGGAAGGGCTTGCAGCTTTACCAGACGCAGAAAGTGGAAGCTGCAGCAATGGAATGGGGCCTCTGGATCAAAACAGATCTGATGAAGTCACTCTCAAATCTGAGCTTGAAGCCATGATCAATAGAACGACAGAGCTGGAGGAGGAATTAGAattagagaagaaggaagaagaaaaggagaagctaGAGATGGCTCTAAGTCAATGTCAAAA CACAAAAATCGAAGCAAGCTGCAGAGGAGGAAGCAAGGATTACCATGAGAGGATGGAAGTAACAGAGTCAAGACTGATGGATGTTGAAGAGGAGATGAAAAACTTGCTCCGTAATGTCAAATTACTACAAGAAGAGGTTGAAAGAGAGCATGCTTTGTCTGTTGAAAATGAGGCAAAATGTCGGGAGCTGGAGGATGAAAATCTAAATATGAAAAGGGATGCCGAACTGCAGCATGAGATCAAGCTTCAGCGTGTGGCTGTCTCTGATGAACAGCTAAAAGTAAAGCAG TTTTGTTATGTAAAACAGGAGCGAGAGCTAGCGGTCGCTGCTAGCCGGTTTGCAAAGTGCCGGAAGACTATTTCATCTCTCGCTCAGCAATTAAAATCTCTAGCTGCAGTAGACGACTTCTTCGCCGATTCCAATCCAATGTGCAATCACATGGATGAAGGATTACTAAGCCCCGAAAACGAGTTGCACCATTTAAACCGCCCACCGGTCCTCATTTCTGCTGAACAAAGATGA